The proteins below are encoded in one region of Myxocyprinus asiaticus isolate MX2 ecotype Aquarium Trade chromosome 13, UBuf_Myxa_2, whole genome shotgun sequence:
- the h3f3a gene encoding H3 histone, family 3A gives MARTKQTARKSTGGKAPRKQLATKAARKSAPSTGGVKKPHRYRPGTVALREIRRYQKSTELLIRKLPFQRLVREIAQDFKTDLRFQSAAIGALQEASEAYLVGLFEDTNLCAIHAKRVTIMPKDIQLARRIRGERA, from the exons ATGGCTCGTACCAAGCAGACTGCGCGTAAATCCACTGGAGGAAAGGCGCCAAGGAAACAACTGGCGACAAAAGCCGCAAGGAAGAGCGCGCCCTCTACTGGTGGCGTCAAGAAGCCTCACAGATACAG gccTGGAACTGTTGCTCTGAGAGAAATCCGTCGTTATCAGAAGTCAACAGAGTTGCTCATCCGCAAGTTGCCCTTTCAGCGTCTGGTCAGGGAGATTGCACAAGATTTCAAAACTGACCTGAGGTTCCAGAGTGCAGCCATCGGTGCTCTTCAG GAAGCAAGTGAGGCCTACCTTGTTGGTCTGTTTGAGGACACGAACTTGTGTGCCATCCATGCTAAGAGGGTCACAATCATGCCCAAGGACATCCAGCTTGCAAGGCGAATCCGAGGAGAGagggcataa
- the gper1 gene encoding G-protein coupled estrogen receptor 1 — MEEQTTTVIQIYAKGTEQLNASYDFNLTDVKESTDTYEFYIIGLFLSCLYTIFLFPIGFIGNILILVVNLNHREKMTIPDLYFVNLAVADLILVADSLIEVFNLNEKYYDYAVLCTFMSLFLQVNMYSSIFFLTWMSFDRYIALASSMSSSSLRTMQHAKLSCSLIWMASILATLLPFTIVQTQHTGEVHFCFANVFEIQWLEVTIGFLVPFSIIGLCYSLIVRILMRSQKHKGLWPRRQKALRMIVVVVLVFFICWLPENVFISIQLLQGTTDPSKRTNTTLWHDYPLSGHIVNLAAFSNSCLNPIIYSFLGETFRDKLRLFIKRKASWSVVYRFCHHTLDLQLPRLRSESEV; from the coding sequence ATGGAAGAGCAGACTACCACTGTGATTCAGATTTACGCGAAAGGCACTGAGCAGCTAAATGCTTCGTATGACTTCAACCTAACTGATGTTAAAGAGAGTACAGACACTTATGAGTTTTATATCATTGGCCTGTTTCTGTCCTGTCTGTACACCATATTCCTTTTCCCCATTGGCTTCATTGGAAACATCCTCATTTTGGTGGTCAACCTTAACCACCGGGAGAAGATGACCATCCCTGATCTGTACTTTGTCAACCTGGCTGTGGCGGACCTTATCCTGGTGGCGGACTCACTCATTGAGGTCTTCAATCTCAACGAGAAGTACTACGACTACGCCGTTCTCTGTACCTTCATGTCCCTATTCCTCCAGGTGAACATGTACAGCAGCATCTTCTTCCTGACATGGATGAGTTTCGACCGCTACATTGCTCTCGCCAGCTCCATGAGCAGCAGTTCGTTGCGAACCATGCAGCACGCCAAGCTCAGCTGCAGCCTCATCTGGATGGCTTCCATCCTGGCTACTCTACTTCCTTTCACCATTGTACAGACGCAACACACCGGCGAGGTGCACTTCTGTTTCGCCAACGTCTTCGAGATCCAGTGGCTTGAGGTCACGATCGGATTTCTGGTGCCCTTCTCCATCATTGGCCTGTGCTACTCCCTGATCGTTCGCATTCTCATGCGCTCTCAGAAGCACAAGGGCTTGTGGCCCCGCCGGCAGAAGGCCCTGCGCATGATCGTGGTGGTGGTGCTGGTGTTCTTCATCTGCTGGCTGCCTGAGAACGTCTTCATTAGCATCCAGTTGCTCCAAGGCACGACCGACCCATCGAAGCGCACTAACACAACGCTGTGGCATGATTACCCATTGAGCGGGCACATCGTCAACCTGGCTGCGTTCTCCAACAGCTGCCTGAACCCAATCATTTATAGCTTCCTAGGAGAGACTTTCAGGGACAAGCTCCGGCTCTTCATCAAGCGGAAGGCCAGTTGGTCTGTGGTCTATCGCTTTTGTCATCACACTCTGGACTTGCAACTTCCACGACTCAGGAGTGAGTCTGAAGTGTAG